From a region of the Ovis aries strain OAR_USU_Benz2616 breed Rambouillet chromosome 2, ARS-UI_Ramb_v3.0, whole genome shotgun sequence genome:
- the PRKAG3 gene encoding 5'-AMP-activated protein kinase subunit gamma-3 isoform X4 translates to MEPAELEHALRRTPSWSSFGGPEHQEMSFLEQGDSTSWPSPAMTTNAEISLGEQRTKVSRWTSQEDVEEGELPGLEGGPQSRPAAESTGLEATFPKATPLAQANPLSEVGTPTTERDSLPADCTASASGSSTDGLDLGIEFSAPAAWGDELGLVEERPAQCPPPQVPVLRLGWDDELRKPGAQVYMHFMQEHTCYDAMATSSKLVIFDTMLQIKKAFFALVANGVRAAPLWDSKKQSFVGMLTITDFILVLHRYYRSPLVQIYEIEEHKIETWREIYLQGCFKPLVSISPSDSLFEAVYTLIKNRIHRLPVLDPVSGAVLHILTHKRLLKFLHIFGTLLPRPSFLSRTIQDLGIGTFRDLAVVLETAPILTALDIFVDRRVSALPVINEAGQVVGLYSRFDVIHLAAQQTYNHLDISVGEALKRRTLCLEGVLSCQPHETLGEVIDRIAREQVHRLVLVDETQHLLGVVSLSDILQALVLSPAGIDALGA, encoded by the exons ATGGAGCCCGCCGAGCTGGAGCACGCTCTGCGCAGG ACCCCCTCCTGGAGCAGCTTTGGGGGACCTGAGCATCAAG AGATGAGCTTCCTAGAGCAAGGAGACAGCACTTCATGGCCATCACCAGCCATGACCACCAATGCAGAAATAAGCCTTGGGGAACAGAGGACCAAGGTCTCAAGATGGACAAGCCAGGAGGATGTAGAGGAAGGGGAGCTTCCAGGCCTGGAGGGAG GTCCCCAGTCCAGGCCAGCTGCTGAGTCCACCGGGCTGGAGGCCACATTCCCCAAGGCCACACCCTTGGCCCAAGCCAATCCCTTGTCTGAGGTGGGCACCCCCACAACAGAGCGAGACAGCCTCCCCGCTGATTGTACAGCCTCTGCTTCCGGCTCCAGCACAGACGGTCTGGATCTGGGCATAGAGTTCTCAGCCCCAGCAGCGTGGGGGGATGAGCTCGGCCTGGTGGAAGAGAGGCCGGCCCAGTGCCCGCCCCCGCAGGTGCCGGTGCTCAGGCTTGGCTGGGATGATGAGCTGCGGAAGCCAGGGGCCCAGGTCTACATGCACTTCATGCAGGAGCATACCTGCTACGACgccatggcaaccagctccaagCTGGTCATCTTTGACACCATGCTACAG atcaagaaggCCTTCTTTGCCCTGGTGGCCAACGGCGTCCGGGCTGCACCTCTATGGGACAGCAAGAAGCAGAGCTTCGTGG gGATGCTGACTATCACAGACTTCATCTTGGTTCTGCATCGCTATTACCGGTCCCCCCTG GTCCAGATCTATGAGATTGAAGAACACAAGATTGAGACCTGGAGGG AGATCTACCTTCAAGGCTGCTTCAAGCCTCTGGTCTCCATCTCTCCCAGTGACAG CCTGTTCGAAGCTGTCTACACCCTCATCAAGAACCGTATCCACCGCCTGCCGGTCCTGGACCCAGTCTCAGGTGCCGTGCTGCACATCCTCACACACAAACGGCTTCTCAAGTTCCTGCACATCTTT GGCACCCTGCTGCCCcggccctccttcctctcccgCACCATCCAAGATCTGGGCATTGGCACATTCCGAGACTTGGCCGTGGTGCTGGAAACAGCACCCATCCTCACCGCGCTGGACATCTTTGTGGACCGGCGCGTGTCTGCACTGCCGGTGATCAACGAAGCTG GACAGGTCGTGGGCCTCTACTCCCGCTTTGATGTGATT cacCTGGCAGCCCAACAAACGTACAACCACCTGGACATAAGTGTGGGAGAAGCACTGAAGCGGAGGACGCTGTGTCTGGAGGGAGTCCTTTCCTGCCAGCCCCACGAGACCTTGGGGGAAGTCATCGACCGGATTGCCCGGGAGCAG GTGCACCGGCTGGTGCTCGTGGATGAAACCCAGCACCTCCTGGGCGTGGTGTCCCTCTCCGACATCCTTCAAGCTCTAGTGCTCAGCCCCGCTGGCATCGACGCCCTCGGGGCCTGA
- the PRKAG3 gene encoding 5'-AMP-activated protein kinase subunit gamma-3 isoform X7, with translation MCGRKGSSCGSECRMFSPPFQSLFSTQTPSWSSFGGPEHQEMSFLEQGDSTSWPSPAMTTNAEISLGEQRTKVSRWTSQEDVEEGELPGLEGGPQSRPAAESTGLEATFPKATPLAQANPLSEVGTPTTERDSLPADCTASASGSSTDGLDLGIEFSAPAAWGDELGLVEERPAQCPPPQVPVLRLGWDDELRKPGAQVYMHFMQEHTCYDAMATSSKLVIFDTMLQIKKAFFALVANGVRAAPLWDSKKQSFVGMLTITDFILVLHRYYRSPLVQIYEIEEHKIETWREIYLQGCFKPLVSISPSDSLFEAVYTLIKNRIHRLPVLDPVSGAVLHILTHKRLLKFLHIFQGTLLPRPSFLSRTIQDLGIGTFRDLAVVLETAPILTALDIFVDRRVSALPVINEAGQVVGLYSRFDVIHLAAQQTYNHLDISVGEALKRRTLCLEGVLSCQPHETLGEVIDRIAREQVHRLVLVDETQHLLGVVSLSDILQALVLSPAGIDALGA, from the exons atgTGTGGCAGGAAGGGCAGCTCCTGTGGTTCTGAGTGTAGGATGTTCTCCCCACCCTTTCAGTCACTCTTCTCCACACAGACCCCCTCCTGGAGCAGCTTTGGGGGACCTGAGCATCAAG AGATGAGCTTCCTAGAGCAAGGAGACAGCACTTCATGGCCATCACCAGCCATGACCACCAATGCAGAAATAAGCCTTGGGGAACAGAGGACCAAGGTCTCAAGATGGACAAGCCAGGAGGATGTAGAGGAAGGGGAGCTTCCAGGCCTGGAGGGAG GTCCCCAGTCCAGGCCAGCTGCTGAGTCCACCGGGCTGGAGGCCACATTCCCCAAGGCCACACCCTTGGCCCAAGCCAATCCCTTGTCTGAGGTGGGCACCCCCACAACAGAGCGAGACAGCCTCCCCGCTGATTGTACAGCCTCTGCTTCCGGCTCCAGCACAGACGGTCTGGATCTGGGCATAGAGTTCTCAGCCCCAGCAGCGTGGGGGGATGAGCTCGGCCTGGTGGAAGAGAGGCCGGCCCAGTGCCCGCCCCCGCAGGTGCCGGTGCTCAGGCTTGGCTGGGATGATGAGCTGCGGAAGCCAGGGGCCCAGGTCTACATGCACTTCATGCAGGAGCATACCTGCTACGACgccatggcaaccagctccaagCTGGTCATCTTTGACACCATGCTACAG atcaagaaggCCTTCTTTGCCCTGGTGGCCAACGGCGTCCGGGCTGCACCTCTATGGGACAGCAAGAAGCAGAGCTTCGTGG gGATGCTGACTATCACAGACTTCATCTTGGTTCTGCATCGCTATTACCGGTCCCCCCTG GTCCAGATCTATGAGATTGAAGAACACAAGATTGAGACCTGGAGGG AGATCTACCTTCAAGGCTGCTTCAAGCCTCTGGTCTCCATCTCTCCCAGTGACAG CCTGTTCGAAGCTGTCTACACCCTCATCAAGAACCGTATCCACCGCCTGCCGGTCCTGGACCCAGTCTCAGGTGCCGTGCTGCACATCCTCACACACAAACGGCTTCTCAAGTTCCTGCACATCTTT CAGGGCACCCTGCTGCCCcggccctccttcctctcccgCACCATCCAAGATCTGGGCATTGGCACATTCCGAGACTTGGCCGTGGTGCTGGAAACAGCACCCATCCTCACCGCGCTGGACATCTTTGTGGACCGGCGCGTGTCTGCACTGCCGGTGATCAACGAAGCTG GACAGGTCGTGGGCCTCTACTCCCGCTTTGATGTGATT cacCTGGCAGCCCAACAAACGTACAACCACCTGGACATAAGTGTGGGAGAAGCACTGAAGCGGAGGACGCTGTGTCTGGAGGGAGTCCTTTCCTGCCAGCCCCACGAGACCTTGGGGGAAGTCATCGACCGGATTGCCCGGGAGCAG GTGCACCGGCTGGTGCTCGTGGATGAAACCCAGCACCTCCTGGGCGTGGTGTCCCTCTCCGACATCCTTCAAGCTCTAGTGCTCAGCCCCGCTGGCATCGACGCCCTCGGGGCCTGA
- the PRKAG3 gene encoding 5'-AMP-activated protein kinase subunit gamma-3 isoform X5 produces the protein MCVRGGGWVFEFCGGVCGCVCVAGRAAPVVLSVGCSPHPFSHSSPHRPPPGAALGDLSIKAPFPLPEMSFLEQGDSTSWPSPAMTTNAEISLGEQRTKVSRWTSQEDVEEGELPGLEGGPQSRPAAESTGLEATFPKATPLAQANPLSEVGTPTTERDSLPADCTASASGSSTDGLDLGIEFSAPAAWGDELGLVEERPAQCPPPQVPVLRLGWDDELRKPGAQVYMHFMQEHTCYDAMATSSKLVIFDTMLQIKKAFFALVANGVRAAPLWDSKKQSFVGMLTITDFILVLHRYYRSPLVQIYEIEEHKIETWREIYLQGCFKPLVSISPSDSLFEAVYTLIKNRIHRLPVLDPVSGAVLHILTHKRLLKFLHIFQGTLLPRPSFLSRTIQDLGIGTFRDLAVVLETAPILTALDIFVDRRVSALPVINEAGQVVGLYSRFDVIHLAAQQTYNHLDISVGEALKRRTLCLEGVLSCQPHETLGEVIDRIAREQVHRLVLVDETQHLLGVVSLSDILQALVLSPAGIDALGA, from the exons atgtgtgttcggggcggggggtgggtgtTTGAGTtttgtgggggtgtgtgtggttgtgtatgTGTGGCAGGAAGGGCAGCTCCTGTGGTTCTGAGTGTAGGATGTTCTCCCCACCCTTTCAGTCACTCTTCTCCACACAGACCCCCTCCTGGAGCAGCTTTGGGGGACCTGAGCATCAAG GCTCCATTCCCCCTTCCAGAGATGAGCTTCCTAGAGCAAGGAGACAGCACTTCATGGCCATCACCAGCCATGACCACCAATGCAGAAATAAGCCTTGGGGAACAGAGGACCAAGGTCTCAAGATGGACAAGCCAGGAGGATGTAGAGGAAGGGGAGCTTCCAGGCCTGGAGGGAG GTCCCCAGTCCAGGCCAGCTGCTGAGTCCACCGGGCTGGAGGCCACATTCCCCAAGGCCACACCCTTGGCCCAAGCCAATCCCTTGTCTGAGGTGGGCACCCCCACAACAGAGCGAGACAGCCTCCCCGCTGATTGTACAGCCTCTGCTTCCGGCTCCAGCACAGACGGTCTGGATCTGGGCATAGAGTTCTCAGCCCCAGCAGCGTGGGGGGATGAGCTCGGCCTGGTGGAAGAGAGGCCGGCCCAGTGCCCGCCCCCGCAGGTGCCGGTGCTCAGGCTTGGCTGGGATGATGAGCTGCGGAAGCCAGGGGCCCAGGTCTACATGCACTTCATGCAGGAGCATACCTGCTACGACgccatggcaaccagctccaagCTGGTCATCTTTGACACCATGCTACAG atcaagaaggCCTTCTTTGCCCTGGTGGCCAACGGCGTCCGGGCTGCACCTCTATGGGACAGCAAGAAGCAGAGCTTCGTGG gGATGCTGACTATCACAGACTTCATCTTGGTTCTGCATCGCTATTACCGGTCCCCCCTG GTCCAGATCTATGAGATTGAAGAACACAAGATTGAGACCTGGAGGG AGATCTACCTTCAAGGCTGCTTCAAGCCTCTGGTCTCCATCTCTCCCAGTGACAG CCTGTTCGAAGCTGTCTACACCCTCATCAAGAACCGTATCCACCGCCTGCCGGTCCTGGACCCAGTCTCAGGTGCCGTGCTGCACATCCTCACACACAAACGGCTTCTCAAGTTCCTGCACATCTTT CAGGGCACCCTGCTGCCCcggccctccttcctctcccgCACCATCCAAGATCTGGGCATTGGCACATTCCGAGACTTGGCCGTGGTGCTGGAAACAGCACCCATCCTCACCGCGCTGGACATCTTTGTGGACCGGCGCGTGTCTGCACTGCCGGTGATCAACGAAGCTG GACAGGTCGTGGGCCTCTACTCCCGCTTTGATGTGATT cacCTGGCAGCCCAACAAACGTACAACCACCTGGACATAAGTGTGGGAGAAGCACTGAAGCGGAGGACGCTGTGTCTGGAGGGAGTCCTTTCCTGCCAGCCCCACGAGACCTTGGGGGAAGTCATCGACCGGATTGCCCGGGAGCAG GTGCACCGGCTGGTGCTCGTGGATGAAACCCAGCACCTCCTGGGCGTGGTGTCCCTCTCCGACATCCTTCAAGCTCTAGTGCTCAGCCCCGCTGGCATCGACGCCCTCGGGGCCTGA
- the PRKAG3 gene encoding 5'-AMP-activated protein kinase subunit gamma-3 isoform X11 yields MSFLEQGDSTSWPSPAMTTNAEISLGEQRTKVSRWTSQEDVEEGELPGLEGGPQSRPAAESTGLEATFPKATPLAQANPLSEVGTPTTERDSLPADCTASASGSSTDGLDLGIEFSAPAAWGDELGLVEERPAQCPPPQVPVLRLGWDDELRKPGAQVYMHFMQEHTCYDAMATSSKLVIFDTMLQIKKAFFALVANGVRAAPLWDSKKQSFVGMLTITDFILVLHRYYRSPLVQIYEIEEHKIETWREIYLQGCFKPLVSISPSDSLFEAVYTLIKNRIHRLPVLDPVSGAVLHILTHKRLLKFLHIFGTLLPRPSFLSRTIQDLGIGTFRDLAVVLETAPILTALDIFVDRRVSALPVINEAGQVVGLYSRFDVIHLAAQQTYNHLDISVGEALKRRTLCLEGVLSCQPHETLGEVIDRIAREQVHRLVLVDETQHLLGVVSLSDILQALVLSPAGIDALGA; encoded by the exons ATGAGCTTCCTAGAGCAAGGAGACAGCACTTCATGGCCATCACCAGCCATGACCACCAATGCAGAAATAAGCCTTGGGGAACAGAGGACCAAGGTCTCAAGATGGACAAGCCAGGAGGATGTAGAGGAAGGGGAGCTTCCAGGCCTGGAGGGAG GTCCCCAGTCCAGGCCAGCTGCTGAGTCCACCGGGCTGGAGGCCACATTCCCCAAGGCCACACCCTTGGCCCAAGCCAATCCCTTGTCTGAGGTGGGCACCCCCACAACAGAGCGAGACAGCCTCCCCGCTGATTGTACAGCCTCTGCTTCCGGCTCCAGCACAGACGGTCTGGATCTGGGCATAGAGTTCTCAGCCCCAGCAGCGTGGGGGGATGAGCTCGGCCTGGTGGAAGAGAGGCCGGCCCAGTGCCCGCCCCCGCAGGTGCCGGTGCTCAGGCTTGGCTGGGATGATGAGCTGCGGAAGCCAGGGGCCCAGGTCTACATGCACTTCATGCAGGAGCATACCTGCTACGACgccatggcaaccagctccaagCTGGTCATCTTTGACACCATGCTACAG atcaagaaggCCTTCTTTGCCCTGGTGGCCAACGGCGTCCGGGCTGCACCTCTATGGGACAGCAAGAAGCAGAGCTTCGTGG gGATGCTGACTATCACAGACTTCATCTTGGTTCTGCATCGCTATTACCGGTCCCCCCTG GTCCAGATCTATGAGATTGAAGAACACAAGATTGAGACCTGGAGGG AGATCTACCTTCAAGGCTGCTTCAAGCCTCTGGTCTCCATCTCTCCCAGTGACAG CCTGTTCGAAGCTGTCTACACCCTCATCAAGAACCGTATCCACCGCCTGCCGGTCCTGGACCCAGTCTCAGGTGCCGTGCTGCACATCCTCACACACAAACGGCTTCTCAAGTTCCTGCACATCTTT GGCACCCTGCTGCCCcggccctccttcctctcccgCACCATCCAAGATCTGGGCATTGGCACATTCCGAGACTTGGCCGTGGTGCTGGAAACAGCACCCATCCTCACCGCGCTGGACATCTTTGTGGACCGGCGCGTGTCTGCACTGCCGGTGATCAACGAAGCTG GACAGGTCGTGGGCCTCTACTCCCGCTTTGATGTGATT cacCTGGCAGCCCAACAAACGTACAACCACCTGGACATAAGTGTGGGAGAAGCACTGAAGCGGAGGACGCTGTGTCTGGAGGGAGTCCTTTCCTGCCAGCCCCACGAGACCTTGGGGGAAGTCATCGACCGGATTGCCCGGGAGCAG GTGCACCGGCTGGTGCTCGTGGATGAAACCCAGCACCTCCTGGGCGTGGTGTCCCTCTCCGACATCCTTCAAGCTCTAGTGCTCAGCCCCGCTGGCATCGACGCCCTCGGGGCCTGA
- the PRKAG3 gene encoding 5'-AMP-activated protein kinase subunit gamma-3 isoform X6, with protein MCVRGGGWVFEFCGGVCGCVCVAGRAAPVVLSVGCSPHPFSHSSPHRPPPGAALGDLSIKAPFPLPEMSFLEQGDSTSWPSPAMTTNAEISLGEQRTKVSRWTSQEDVEEGELPGLEGGPQSRPAAESTGLEATFPKATPLAQANPLSEVGTPTTERDSLPADCTASASGSSTDGLDLGIEFSAPAAWGDELGLVEERPAQCPPPQVPVLRLGWDDELRKPGAQVYMHFMQEHTCYDAMATSSKLVIFDTMLQIKKAFFALVANGVRAAPLWDSKKQSFVGMLTITDFILVLHRYYRSPLVQIYEIEEHKIETWREIYLQGCFKPLVSISPSDSLFEAVYTLIKNRIHRLPVLDPVSGAVLHILTHKRLLKFLHIFGTLLPRPSFLSRTIQDLGIGTFRDLAVVLETAPILTALDIFVDRRVSALPVINEAGQVVGLYSRFDVIHLAAQQTYNHLDISVGEALKRRTLCLEGVLSCQPHETLGEVIDRIAREQVHRLVLVDETQHLLGVVSLSDILQALVLSPAGIDALGA; from the exons atgtgtgttcggggcggggggtgggtgtTTGAGTtttgtgggggtgtgtgtggttgtgtatgTGTGGCAGGAAGGGCAGCTCCTGTGGTTCTGAGTGTAGGATGTTCTCCCCACCCTTTCAGTCACTCTTCTCCACACAGACCCCCTCCTGGAGCAGCTTTGGGGGACCTGAGCATCAAG GCTCCATTCCCCCTTCCAGAGATGAGCTTCCTAGAGCAAGGAGACAGCACTTCATGGCCATCACCAGCCATGACCACCAATGCAGAAATAAGCCTTGGGGAACAGAGGACCAAGGTCTCAAGATGGACAAGCCAGGAGGATGTAGAGGAAGGGGAGCTTCCAGGCCTGGAGGGAG GTCCCCAGTCCAGGCCAGCTGCTGAGTCCACCGGGCTGGAGGCCACATTCCCCAAGGCCACACCCTTGGCCCAAGCCAATCCCTTGTCTGAGGTGGGCACCCCCACAACAGAGCGAGACAGCCTCCCCGCTGATTGTACAGCCTCTGCTTCCGGCTCCAGCACAGACGGTCTGGATCTGGGCATAGAGTTCTCAGCCCCAGCAGCGTGGGGGGATGAGCTCGGCCTGGTGGAAGAGAGGCCGGCCCAGTGCCCGCCCCCGCAGGTGCCGGTGCTCAGGCTTGGCTGGGATGATGAGCTGCGGAAGCCAGGGGCCCAGGTCTACATGCACTTCATGCAGGAGCATACCTGCTACGACgccatggcaaccagctccaagCTGGTCATCTTTGACACCATGCTACAG atcaagaaggCCTTCTTTGCCCTGGTGGCCAACGGCGTCCGGGCTGCACCTCTATGGGACAGCAAGAAGCAGAGCTTCGTGG gGATGCTGACTATCACAGACTTCATCTTGGTTCTGCATCGCTATTACCGGTCCCCCCTG GTCCAGATCTATGAGATTGAAGAACACAAGATTGAGACCTGGAGGG AGATCTACCTTCAAGGCTGCTTCAAGCCTCTGGTCTCCATCTCTCCCAGTGACAG CCTGTTCGAAGCTGTCTACACCCTCATCAAGAACCGTATCCACCGCCTGCCGGTCCTGGACCCAGTCTCAGGTGCCGTGCTGCACATCCTCACACACAAACGGCTTCTCAAGTTCCTGCACATCTTT GGCACCCTGCTGCCCcggccctccttcctctcccgCACCATCCAAGATCTGGGCATTGGCACATTCCGAGACTTGGCCGTGGTGCTGGAAACAGCACCCATCCTCACCGCGCTGGACATCTTTGTGGACCGGCGCGTGTCTGCACTGCCGGTGATCAACGAAGCTG GACAGGTCGTGGGCCTCTACTCCCGCTTTGATGTGATT cacCTGGCAGCCCAACAAACGTACAACCACCTGGACATAAGTGTGGGAGAAGCACTGAAGCGGAGGACGCTGTGTCTGGAGGGAGTCCTTTCCTGCCAGCCCCACGAGACCTTGGGGGAAGTCATCGACCGGATTGCCCGGGAGCAG GTGCACCGGCTGGTGCTCGTGGATGAAACCCAGCACCTCCTGGGCGTGGTGTCCCTCTCCGACATCCTTCAAGCTCTAGTGCTCAGCCCCGCTGGCATCGACGCCCTCGGGGCCTGA
- the PRKAG3 gene encoding 5'-AMP-activated protein kinase subunit gamma-3 isoform X10 gives MSFLEQGDSTSWPSPAMTTNAEISLGEQRTKVSRWTSQEDVEEGELPGLEGGPQSRPAAESTGLEATFPKATPLAQANPLSEVGTPTTERDSLPADCTASASGSSTDGLDLGIEFSAPAAWGDELGLVEERPAQCPPPQVPVLRLGWDDELRKPGAQVYMHFMQEHTCYDAMATSSKLVIFDTMLQIKKAFFALVANGVRAAPLWDSKKQSFVGMLTITDFILVLHRYYRSPLVQIYEIEEHKIETWREIYLQGCFKPLVSISPSDSLFEAVYTLIKNRIHRLPVLDPVSGAVLHILTHKRLLKFLHIFQGTLLPRPSFLSRTIQDLGIGTFRDLAVVLETAPILTALDIFVDRRVSALPVINEAGQVVGLYSRFDVIHLAAQQTYNHLDISVGEALKRRTLCLEGVLSCQPHETLGEVIDRIAREQVHRLVLVDETQHLLGVVSLSDILQALVLSPAGIDALGA, from the exons ATGAGCTTCCTAGAGCAAGGAGACAGCACTTCATGGCCATCACCAGCCATGACCACCAATGCAGAAATAAGCCTTGGGGAACAGAGGACCAAGGTCTCAAGATGGACAAGCCAGGAGGATGTAGAGGAAGGGGAGCTTCCAGGCCTGGAGGGAG GTCCCCAGTCCAGGCCAGCTGCTGAGTCCACCGGGCTGGAGGCCACATTCCCCAAGGCCACACCCTTGGCCCAAGCCAATCCCTTGTCTGAGGTGGGCACCCCCACAACAGAGCGAGACAGCCTCCCCGCTGATTGTACAGCCTCTGCTTCCGGCTCCAGCACAGACGGTCTGGATCTGGGCATAGAGTTCTCAGCCCCAGCAGCGTGGGGGGATGAGCTCGGCCTGGTGGAAGAGAGGCCGGCCCAGTGCCCGCCCCCGCAGGTGCCGGTGCTCAGGCTTGGCTGGGATGATGAGCTGCGGAAGCCAGGGGCCCAGGTCTACATGCACTTCATGCAGGAGCATACCTGCTACGACgccatggcaaccagctccaagCTGGTCATCTTTGACACCATGCTACAG atcaagaaggCCTTCTTTGCCCTGGTGGCCAACGGCGTCCGGGCTGCACCTCTATGGGACAGCAAGAAGCAGAGCTTCGTGG gGATGCTGACTATCACAGACTTCATCTTGGTTCTGCATCGCTATTACCGGTCCCCCCTG GTCCAGATCTATGAGATTGAAGAACACAAGATTGAGACCTGGAGGG AGATCTACCTTCAAGGCTGCTTCAAGCCTCTGGTCTCCATCTCTCCCAGTGACAG CCTGTTCGAAGCTGTCTACACCCTCATCAAGAACCGTATCCACCGCCTGCCGGTCCTGGACCCAGTCTCAGGTGCCGTGCTGCACATCCTCACACACAAACGGCTTCTCAAGTTCCTGCACATCTTT CAGGGCACCCTGCTGCCCcggccctccttcctctcccgCACCATCCAAGATCTGGGCATTGGCACATTCCGAGACTTGGCCGTGGTGCTGGAAACAGCACCCATCCTCACCGCGCTGGACATCTTTGTGGACCGGCGCGTGTCTGCACTGCCGGTGATCAACGAAGCTG GACAGGTCGTGGGCCTCTACTCCCGCTTTGATGTGATT cacCTGGCAGCCCAACAAACGTACAACCACCTGGACATAAGTGTGGGAGAAGCACTGAAGCGGAGGACGCTGTGTCTGGAGGGAGTCCTTTCCTGCCAGCCCCACGAGACCTTGGGGGAAGTCATCGACCGGATTGCCCGGGAGCAG GTGCACCGGCTGGTGCTCGTGGATGAAACCCAGCACCTCCTGGGCGTGGTGTCCCTCTCCGACATCCTTCAAGCTCTAGTGCTCAGCCCCGCTGGCATCGACGCCCTCGGGGCCTGA
- the PRKAG3 gene encoding 5'-AMP-activated protein kinase subunit gamma-3 isoform X3, giving the protein MEPAELEHALRRTPSWSSFGGPEHQEMSFLEQGDSTSWPSPAMTTNAEISLGEQRTKVSRWTSQEDVEEGELPGLEGGPQSRPAAESTGLEATFPKATPLAQANPLSEVGTPTTERDSLPADCTASASGSSTDGLDLGIEFSAPAAWGDELGLVEERPAQCPPPQVPVLRLGWDDELRKPGAQVYMHFMQEHTCYDAMATSSKLVIFDTMLQIKKAFFALVANGVRAAPLWDSKKQSFVGMLTITDFILVLHRYYRSPLVQIYEIEEHKIETWREIYLQGCFKPLVSISPSDSLFEAVYTLIKNRIHRLPVLDPVSGAVLHILTHKRLLKFLHIFQGTLLPRPSFLSRTIQDLGIGTFRDLAVVLETAPILTALDIFVDRRVSALPVINEAGQVVGLYSRFDVIHLAAQQTYNHLDISVGEALKRRTLCLEGVLSCQPHETLGEVIDRIAREQVHRLVLVDETQHLLGVVSLSDILQALVLSPAGIDALGA; this is encoded by the exons ATGGAGCCCGCCGAGCTGGAGCACGCTCTGCGCAGG ACCCCCTCCTGGAGCAGCTTTGGGGGACCTGAGCATCAAG AGATGAGCTTCCTAGAGCAAGGAGACAGCACTTCATGGCCATCACCAGCCATGACCACCAATGCAGAAATAAGCCTTGGGGAACAGAGGACCAAGGTCTCAAGATGGACAAGCCAGGAGGATGTAGAGGAAGGGGAGCTTCCAGGCCTGGAGGGAG GTCCCCAGTCCAGGCCAGCTGCTGAGTCCACCGGGCTGGAGGCCACATTCCCCAAGGCCACACCCTTGGCCCAAGCCAATCCCTTGTCTGAGGTGGGCACCCCCACAACAGAGCGAGACAGCCTCCCCGCTGATTGTACAGCCTCTGCTTCCGGCTCCAGCACAGACGGTCTGGATCTGGGCATAGAGTTCTCAGCCCCAGCAGCGTGGGGGGATGAGCTCGGCCTGGTGGAAGAGAGGCCGGCCCAGTGCCCGCCCCCGCAGGTGCCGGTGCTCAGGCTTGGCTGGGATGATGAGCTGCGGAAGCCAGGGGCCCAGGTCTACATGCACTTCATGCAGGAGCATACCTGCTACGACgccatggcaaccagctccaagCTGGTCATCTTTGACACCATGCTACAG atcaagaaggCCTTCTTTGCCCTGGTGGCCAACGGCGTCCGGGCTGCACCTCTATGGGACAGCAAGAAGCAGAGCTTCGTGG gGATGCTGACTATCACAGACTTCATCTTGGTTCTGCATCGCTATTACCGGTCCCCCCTG GTCCAGATCTATGAGATTGAAGAACACAAGATTGAGACCTGGAGGG AGATCTACCTTCAAGGCTGCTTCAAGCCTCTGGTCTCCATCTCTCCCAGTGACAG CCTGTTCGAAGCTGTCTACACCCTCATCAAGAACCGTATCCACCGCCTGCCGGTCCTGGACCCAGTCTCAGGTGCCGTGCTGCACATCCTCACACACAAACGGCTTCTCAAGTTCCTGCACATCTTT CAGGGCACCCTGCTGCCCcggccctccttcctctcccgCACCATCCAAGATCTGGGCATTGGCACATTCCGAGACTTGGCCGTGGTGCTGGAAACAGCACCCATCCTCACCGCGCTGGACATCTTTGTGGACCGGCGCGTGTCTGCACTGCCGGTGATCAACGAAGCTG GACAGGTCGTGGGCCTCTACTCCCGCTTTGATGTGATT cacCTGGCAGCCCAACAAACGTACAACCACCTGGACATAAGTGTGGGAGAAGCACTGAAGCGGAGGACGCTGTGTCTGGAGGGAGTCCTTTCCTGCCAGCCCCACGAGACCTTGGGGGAAGTCATCGACCGGATTGCCCGGGAGCAG GTGCACCGGCTGGTGCTCGTGGATGAAACCCAGCACCTCCTGGGCGTGGTGTCCCTCTCCGACATCCTTCAAGCTCTAGTGCTCAGCCCCGCTGGCATCGACGCCCTCGGGGCCTGA